One Brachyhypopomus gauderio isolate BG-103 unplaced genomic scaffold, BGAUD_0.2 sc631, whole genome shotgun sequence genomic window carries:
- the LOC143507129 gene encoding cell adhesion molecule-related/down-regulated by oncogenes-like codes for MVYTALPQTDSSDCMNCQNFCNNNRCYPKANGSLSRPHALAQCHPDALELLPLTVGTTGRHGNTGVQPRASGRQETPEEGDSTSAPSQNSSSAPGEAEDGRGSEESVQCVESNGPVVCWERLRLPDSDCKEKIVWISTASLTGDFIQPTAQEI; via the exons ATGGTGTACACCGCCCTGCCCCAGACAGACTCCTCTGACTGTATGAACTGCCAGAACTTCTGTAATAACAACAG gtGCTACCCCAAAGCCAACGGCTCCCTCTCACGCCCTCATGCGCTGGCACAGTGCCATCCGGATGCTCTTGAGCTGCTTCCCCTGACCGTTGGAACGACCGGACGCCATGGCAACACCGGCGTCCAGCCCCGCGCCAGCGGCAGGCAGGAGACGCCCGAGGAGGGGGACTCCACCTCCGCACCTTCCCAGAATTCCTCCAGTGCACCAGGGGAGGCGGAGGACGGGCGAG GGTCAGAAGAGTCAGTGCAGTGTGTAGAGTCGAACGGTCCTGTGGTGTGTTGGGAGAGGCTGCGTCTGCCTGATTCAGACTGTAAAGAAAAAATAGTCTGGATCTCTACGGCAAGTCTGACAGGAGACTTCATCCAGCCAACAGCACAGGAGATCtga